A region of the Alligator mississippiensis isolate rAllMis1 chromosome 5, rAllMis1, whole genome shotgun sequence genome:
GCACCCTCTTGTTTGGATTAAAGTTCCTGTCCTTGTCCCTCACTGTTTTCTTGACTTCCTGTAGTTCCGATCAGTGGATGAAACCACTCAGGCCATGGCGTTCGACGGCATCATCTTCCAGGGCCAGTCACTGAAGATCCGTCGTCCCCACGACTACCAGCCTCTGCCTGGCATGTCGGAGAACCCCTCAGTCTACGTGCCTGGTGAGCATCTGGGGAGAGTGTATACCCCTATGATTGGGCACCCCTGCTTAGTATACACCCTGCCCCTGTGTGTGCCTTATAACTCCAGTGAGGGTTGGCTCTCTACGAGTGGCCTCAGTTCCACAGTTGCTAGCAGAGCTAGCTCCAGTCCATGCTGTGTTAGTCTGATATGGGCTGATGCTCACTTGGGACTTGGGGTGTTTCAATGGTCCCAGTGCTTTACCTCAGAGGTGGCTACACCTTGGCACAGAATGAGTGGTCTCTGTACAAGGAGTTGTCCTGTCTTGTACCGAGTGAGCATTCCTTGTTTATAGCTGGCTGTTGCACTGAGTGCAGCATTTCTGAGATGTTGCTTCTGTCCTGGGGCCTGTCCTCATTCATTTGTGGACAGGGAACACTGGGGACACCTGTACATCCCCCTGATCTCTATGACTAACCCAGTTGAGTGTCCTGGCTCCTGATGCTGGCCAGCTGACCCAGCACAGGAGTCTCCACTTCTTTGTATGGTACTGGACTCTGCTGCGTAGCCAGACACCCTTTCCTCTTGCTTTGCAAAGCTGCTTTGCTGGGTGATCCGACCTAGCTCGGACTGGTGCCCAATGAGAAAATGGAGGGAGTGTTTTCACCTCTGGGCCCATCTGCAGGGAGGCGGGTGCAGGGTCAGGGCAGTACAGCAAAGTCCAGGGGTTGCTGAAAGGGAAAGGAGCAGGCATCCTCTGGGTAGGGGTGACCCTTACTAGCCATGTCTGGCATTGTTGTGGCCCTCAGTGGCACAGCTGGACCCATGGTGGTTTCATGCTGCTGTTGGAATCTGGTGTGAGTTGGTTTCCAGAGTTCTTTCACTGAACACAAGGATTTCAGGATACAGCTGAGTCTCTCCCACCATTTTGGAttatgcagccctgcagcccatCCTCCTACTGGTAGGgagacccttccctccccacaagaAGTTCTGTGCCAGGTTGCTTGGTGTATGCTGACTCTAGTGTGGGATATAGTACTGGCATGTAGGCATGTCACTGCACCTGACCTAGTTAGCTCTCCATTAGCATTGTGCTGACCCAGCTCAACTGTGGCACAGGAAGTGGCAGGTGTTGGCAGAGCAGCCTGGTCTAGAGGATATTTGGATAACGGAAGGGTTAACTCTATCTCCCCTTCCCTGAAAACGAACGTTTCTTCACTGCCTCTTGGCTGACAGCCGCAGAGGCAGCCTGAAGAAACAGCCACATCTGAGACCCCCATCAGGGCCAGGGGTTTCATGCTGCCCTTCTTTTTTTTGGGCGCTGCTACTCAGACTCACTCAGGCATCCCCGCGTCTGCTGGGGAGCTCTCACCCCTTTCTCTGCCTCTCCGCTCGCAGGCGTGGTGTCAACGGTGGTCCCAGACTCTGCTCACAAGCTGTTCATCGGAGGCTTGCCCAACTATCTTAATGATGATCAGGTATGCCCAGTGCCCCTCCAAACAGCTCCACTCTTGTTCTGCTGCCGTATTCACAACAGACATTCCATGGTTGAGACTTCTTCCCAGGGTTCTTTGCTGGGGTCTCCTTGTTGATCCATGAGCTATAGGGCTGGTGATGTGCTAATCCAAGAcctcagggtgggcagggctgtaCAGGCAGTGGTTCTTGCCCTGGGGAGCCTCTGCTCACAATGAACTTGGGGGCAGTGAGGGAATTTATACCTTCCCCTGGTAGTAAGCTGCACCCAGTGTCACCTGGGTGTgcttttggcctgcccacctCTTGGCATTCTCTGGTACAGGCCAGCTCCTGTTCTTGTTAAAGAAGCTTTTTCCCTACCTGAGGCCTGCTCTAGCTTGGACTAACCCCTGCTGACCCCAGCTAGCTGTTCCTCACAGTCATAGCACCGTCCTGCCACTCCACAAGCAGCCTTGTCCTCtgtgcaatacagcagtgtgtggggcccTCTCTCCCCATGGCCAGGCACCGGGTccctgagcagcatggggtattATGCTGGATATGGCAGGGCTGTTGTGAAGTGGGGTCCTTCCATGTTGGATGCTGCCCAGGTCCTCGTGATCGTTGCCTCACTGAGGTTTCTtgaaaggggaaactgaggcatggaccACAGATAGgtcaacagcagggctggggattcACCACCTCAGCCTCATGGCAATCATTGTAGCCCTAGGTCCCCACTTCCTTGCTTGCTCCTGACCCCCGGCTTCCTCTCCATAGGTGAAGGAGCTGCTCACGTCCTTTGGGCCCCTGAAGGCTTTCAATCTGGTGAAGGATAGTGCCACCGGGCTGTCAAAGGGCTATGCTTTCTGCGAGTATGTGGACATCAACGTCACTGACCAGGTATGCTGGCCTGCCCCTGTCTCCCCTGATCCCCTCTCCTCGCAGCTCTGCCGCCCTCAGAGGGCCCGCCGTCTGTCCGTCCATCCatctgtgggggtgtgtgtgtggtgtttttttttttccctcccatccttgagcaggtgattttttttttccccccccaccccaccccaacccttccTAGGAGGCTCctgtctctgtctttctctcttcgtctctttctctctctctccttacagCTCGGTGTGCCAGCCACCCGGGCTGTTCCTGCCCGTCCTCCCCCCCTAGGTTGTGTGTCCTCGCCGTGactgcctctgctccctgtgcccctgACCCATCCCCCAtgtcttcccccaccctccccagtcaGTCTGACCAGCTGAAAAATAAACCACGTGAAGCCACAGCTTCAGCTGTGCCTTGCCAGCCGGTAAGACCTTCCTTCCACCCTTCCTGGCCCTGAGCAGCACAGAGGATTTGCATCGGCGCTGGCTGCAGTTTGGCGCTGCCATGAtgccccttctgcctcccccctcGCCCTCCCTCTGCTCCACTGCATTGGCGTCGGTTGTGGCCTGTAGCCATCTCTCAAGACTCTAGATAACGGTGTTTTCTCTTCTCCCGCTGTGCTTTTTGTTATagcgggaggaggaggaagagaactgTTCCCTCAGGGGCCCTCAGTGCGCTGCATTCCCAGCGATAGTTGTTCAAAtgcaagtatatatatatatatttttttttaatgtatttttttggatttaaaaaatcccacctctccccgccccctttttaaaatgccccttgcaaaaaaaaaacaaaaactcccCCACACAGCACTGCTGGGAGAGAAGGGGCCCACTGCAGAGAGGAATCCTTAGGTGCGCGTAACTTCATAAcccttcttttccccctcccccctcctcccctccccttcgccCCAATCTCGGAGGGCTTTTAAAGAGCTGGTGGTGCATGCTGGACCTTTGGTGCTTGACTGAGCTGCGAGAGGGGCGCGCGTGTGTGCGGCTGTCTGTCTTCCACCCCCCACTTCCTGTCCCAAGCCACCCTCACCCCGTTCTGCTGTCATGTTGGCCAAGGCAAACCTCTGCTGTATGGGGTGTGCAGCAAGGGTGGCCTGTGGTGTCGAGCCATTCTTTTCCTGGACTGGTGAGGCTGTGTTCGTGTCTGGCTGTGGTGCTCCCTTATGCCCGGGAGGGCGACCAGGACGACTCCTGGGATGCAGGTAACAACTGGTGCCCCAGTCTGGGGTTGTTTGCCCAGCTGGAGACCACCATGGTTTGGGCTGTCTCTGTTGCACCTGCCCTCTTGGGCTCTGAACACTGTTCCTCCCTGTTCAGGACAGGCTCCCCTGCCATCAGGCCCAATCTagcccagccctgagctctgaggcagtagagctgtgtgtgtgtgtgtgtgtgtgtgtgtgtgtgtgtgtgtgtgtgtgtgtgtgtgtgtgtgtgtgtgtgtgtgtgtgtgtgtgtgtgtgtgtgtgtgtctgtctccctgggggatgtgggggatgACCCACTTAGGTGTGTGGGGCACCAGAGTTCATTTGCCCTCTGCTTTACAGGCCATCGCTGGACTAAATGGCATGCAGCTGGGCGACAAGAAGCTCTTGGTCCAGAGGGCCAGTGTGGGAGCTAAGAACGCCACGCTGGTGAGTGGGCTTTCCTGGGCACTTGAAGCCTGGACTTCTGAGATAAATCTTGGAGAGGGTAGTGGGTTCTGACATGAACAATGTAtgtccccagcagctgggggggcatggctgcgccgacagggaggggtggtgagcgccTACAGGCGCTgtcggcagcagccagcagggtttgtggactgcctgcagatgccagtgCAGCCTTGTCCCACCAAGGGGTGGAGCACCACACTCCGGTACACGtacacccgtgtgcaccccctacgcatcacccctgGGTTCTGGTGGGTTAGAATGTGTGTGTACAGGGGATGGAAGCTAGAACACCCAAGTTCAATCTGCTCTCTAGGTCTGAGACACATTGAGGATGGGTTGATGGTGAGGTGTCTGTAGTGCTCCCTGACCCTGGATCAGTGGTGTGGAGGTTCTTTTATTACTTGCCCCAGTGCATATTGCTGCCACCTGCTCTGTGAACACATGGGTTGCAGCATGCTAGTCCTACTGGATTGTCTTATACTGGAGGTGGTGAATCCCACGAACCTGTCAGATGTTCTCCTGAGCTGAGGTTGAGTGCCATACCAGGAGTGAGGGAGAGCTGGTGTCAGTCCTTCAGGCAGTGAGTTTGCTTTTGCATCTGAGAGAACAGGAAACTAAGTGACAGATCAGATTTACCAGGGGGCACAAAAGTGAGTTGTTTCTGAATTGCTGGTGCTCttctctgcctggctggggcttcAGACACTGGCAGAAGCTAGGAACATGAGCCTCTGTCACAAGGACCAACTGGGTGGGCATTGGCAACAGGTGAGGAAGTGGAATCAGAAAGAAGGGTGGTTATGGCtttgggggagagtggggagggaggctgggccTGCAGAGAGGAAGATGACTGGGCAAAGCATGCCAGGGACCAGCACCACAGTTCCTCTGGTCAGGGCTTTCTTGTGTGGGTGTTAGTGCTGGGCACCCTATAACCATCCTGCCATGTTCCTGCAGAGCACAATAAACCAGACCCCAGTGACGCTGCAGGTGCCTGGGCTGATGAGCTCGCAGGTGCAAATGGGTGGGCACCCCACTGAGGTGCTTTGCCTCATGAACATGGTGCTGCCTGAGGAGCTGTTGGATGATGAAGAGTATGAGGAGATTGTAGAGGACGTGCGTGACGAATGTAGCAAGTACGGCGTAGTCAAGTCCATTGAGATCCCCCGGCCTGTCGACGGTGTTGAGGTCCCCGGTTGTGGCAAGGTACGGCTGGCTGCAAGGGTCCAGGCCCCACTTTAAGTTGGGGGAAGGGAGTTGCAGATTCTGGTGGGATAACATGGGTGGATATGTCGGGTGCTGGAATGTCtagcttctctcccagctctggcaagACAGTGGGATCTGGAAGGTTGGagtcaggggctgggagctgagaTTTCTGAGTAGTGCTGGTTGGAAAGTATGTATTTCTACAAAAACTTGTAGTTTCAGCCCAGACCCTTCCATGGACAGTCAGACTGGGCACTTCTGTTTCGGAATAGCCTGTCGCACCTTGTGTACTGTGTTCCACAGGGCTGGCTGTTTGCACATGCTACCTTTCCCACGATGCTGTTGCTCTTGCTGCCAGAGTGGGGAGGTGGGACCCTGTGGGAACTTTGGTTGTGGTGCCCCTTAGACTCAACGAGAAGTAGTGTTGGaatggacctccagaggtcatttagttcaaccccctgcctcaggcaggatccatccctatccaatccatccTATATAAACCATAATCCAAACTTTTATAGAAGAGTACTGTCAATGCTGATCCAACATATacctaacatcctaacctgcaactagtaaagcagggggaccattgcagccaatgttctgcttctatgaaatgttgtcaatatatgtttAAGAGGTCTATGTAGGAGGTcacacccctgctacagaggaagtaAAAAACCCCCagcagtccataccagtctgatcCTTGTGAGATGCCATCTAAGCCTGgcctctggtggggagggggctaagAAACTGCAGAACCACTGCTCCCACAAGGCACACAGTCCTGTTCTTAAGGGAAGCATTCCCCCCCTGGCCTTGGATGCCTTTGCCTCAAGGCAGCCTTTTCAGTGACCTGCTGGCCTTCCTTGCTATGGGTCCatgaggcagccatgggcagtGGTGGCCATTAACTCTTTGcactctcccttcccttgcagatCTTTGTGGAGTTCACGTCTGTCTTTGACTGCCAGAAGGCCATGCAGGGCCTCACCGGTCGCAAGTTCGCCAACAGAGTGGTGGTCACAAAGTACTGTGACCCGGACTCCTACCACCGCCGTGACTTCTGGTA
Encoded here:
- the U2AF2 gene encoding splicing factor U2AF 65 kDa subunit isoform X2; the protein is MSDFDEFERQLNENKQERDKENRHRKRSHSRSRSRDRKRRSRSRDRRNRDQRSVSRDRRRRRSPLSLSGPLSRSPRHEKKKKIRKYWDVPPPGFEHITPMQYKAMQAAGQIPATALLPTMTPDGLAVTPTPVPVVGSQMTRQARRLYVGNIPFGITEEAMMDFFNAQMRLGGLTQAPGNPVLAVQINQDKNFAFLEFRSVDETTQAMAFDGIIFQGQSLKIRRPHDYQPLPGMSENPSVYVPALTPFSASPLAGVVSTVVPDSAHKLFIGGLPNYLNDDQVKELLTSFGPLKAFNLVKDSATGLSKGYAFCEYVDINVTDQAIAGLNGMQLGDKKLLVQRASVGAKNATLSTINQTPVTLQVPGLMSSQVQMGGHPTEVLCLMNMVLPEELLDDEEYEEIVEDVRDECSKYGVVKSIEIPRPVDGVEVPGCGKIFVEFTSVFDCQKAMQGLTGRKFANRVVVTKYCDPDSYHRRDFW
- the U2AF2 gene encoding splicing factor U2AF 65 kDa subunit isoform X1 translates to MSDFDEFERQLNENKQERDKENRHRKRSHSRSRSRDRKRRSRSRDRRNRDQRSVSRDRRRRRSPLSLSGPLSRSPRHEKKKKIRKYWDVPPPGFEHITPMQYKAMQAAGQIPATALLPTMTPDGLAVTPTPVPVVGSQMTRQARRLYVGNIPFGITEEAMMDFFNAQMRLGGLTQAPGNPVLAVQINQDKNFAFLEFRSVDETTQAMAFDGIIFQGQSLKIRRPHDYQPLPGMSENPSVYVPDSLRHPRVCWGALTPFSASPLAGVVSTVVPDSAHKLFIGGLPNYLNDDQVKELLTSFGPLKAFNLVKDSATGLSKGYAFCEYVDINVTDQAIAGLNGMQLGDKKLLVQRASVGAKNATLSTINQTPVTLQVPGLMSSQVQMGGHPTEVLCLMNMVLPEELLDDEEYEEIVEDVRDECSKYGVVKSIEIPRPVDGVEVPGCGKIFVEFTSVFDCQKAMQGLTGRKFANRVVVTKYCDPDSYHRRDFW
- the U2AF2 gene encoding splicing factor U2AF 65 kDa subunit isoform X3 is translated as MSDFDEFERQLNENKQERDKENRHRKRSHSRSRSRDRKRRSRSRDRRNRDQRSVSRDRRRRRSPLSLSGPLSRSPRHEKKKKIRKYWDVPPPGFEHITPMQYKAMQAAGQIPATALLPTMTPDGLAVTPTPVPVVGSQMTRQARRLYVGNIPFGITEEAMMDFFNAQMRLGGLTQAPGNPVLAVQINQDKNFAFLEFRSVDETTQAMAFDGIIFQGQSLKIRRPHDYQPLPGMSENPSVYVPGVVSTVVPDSAHKLFIGGLPNYLNDDQVKELLTSFGPLKAFNLVKDSATGLSKGYAFCEYVDINVTDQAIAGLNGMQLGDKKLLVQRASVGAKNATLSTINQTPVTLQVPGLMSSQVQMGGHPTEVLCLMNMVLPEELLDDEEYEEIVEDVRDECSKYGVVKSIEIPRPVDGVEVPGCGKIFVEFTSVFDCQKAMQGLTGRKFANRVVVTKYCDPDSYHRRDFW